A genome region from Triticum aestivum cultivar Chinese Spring chromosome 2B, IWGSC CS RefSeq v2.1, whole genome shotgun sequence includes the following:
- the LOC123039814 gene encoding protein transport protein Sec61 subunit gamma-like gives MDAVDSVVDPLREFAKDSVCLVKRCHKPDRKEFTKVAARTAIGFVVMGFVGFFVKLIFIPINNIIISSG, from the exons ATGGACGCCGTCGACTCCGTGGTGGACCCCCTCCGCGAGTTCGCCAAGGATAGCGTCTGCCTCGTCAAGCGCTGCCACAAGCCCGACCGCAAGG AGTTCACCAAGGTGGCGGCGCGGACAGCGATCGGGTTCGTCGTCATGGGGTTCGTCGGCTTCTTCGTCAAGCTCATCTTCATCCCcatcaacaacatcatcatcagctCCGGCTAG